One genomic segment of Mytilus trossulus isolate FHL-02 chromosome 4, PNRI_Mtr1.1.1.hap1, whole genome shotgun sequence includes these proteins:
- the LOC134713840 gene encoding octopamine receptor-like has translation MAKNFTNDSFNFSHLHDELGRLVEVYIVTILLSVVIFITLTGNTFVIAAIFIYRPLRNVQNFLVISLAFADMAVATIVMPFHITNTIAGTWSYGSAFCDLWLTSDILLCTASIFNICGIALDRYFAIHDPINYARRRTVKLVLLMIVLIWSLAAIVSVPPLLGWSDTGSLYDSDANICHLTEELGFVVYSACGSFFIPLAIMSFVYLKIFLATRERLRKRAQACAASKLVVLNGKSNTPEVQIDLVSNESNNDTAETRTPSMHPSPLLGRPPTANSSSQKLEQFFKERQKISLTKEKKAARTLGMIMGAFIFCWLPFFSVYLLNPFCKDCGLRGSYLELALVILGYVNSCLNPIIYTIFNVDFRNAFQYMFRKFCRRQPNLRQSRTPRRAQL, from the coding sequence ATGGCCAAGAATTTCACAAACGATTCTTTCAATTTCAGTCATTTGCATGATGAGTTAGGCCGTTTGGTGGAAGTTTATATTGTAACTATCTTGCTCTctgttgttatatttattacattaaCGGGGAACACATTTGTAATTGCTGCAATTTTTATCTACAGACCATTGCGAAATGTTCAGAATTTCCTAGTGATTTCATTGGCTTTTGCGGACATGGCAGTTGCCACGATAGTGATGCCGTTTCACATAACAAATACCATTGCTGGGACCTGGTCATATGGCTCAGCGTTCTGTGATTTGTGGCTTACATCGGATATTTTACTTTGTACAGCatctattttcaatatttgtggTATTGCTTTGGATCGTTATTTTGCTATTCATGATCCTATCAACTATGCCCGAAGGCGGACTGTAAAACTCGTGTTGTTAATGATTGTCCTTATTTGGTCACTTGCAGCAATTGTATCAGTGCCACCATTACTTGGTTGGAGCGACACCGGAAGTCTATACGACAGCGACGCCAACATATGTCATCTAACTGAAGAACTAGGTTTTGTTGTTTACTCAGCATGTGGTTCATTTTTTATACCTCTGGCGATtatgtcatttgtttatttaaaaatattcttggCAACCAGAGAAAGACTACGGAAGCGGGCTCAAGCATGTGCAGCTTCAAAATTAGTAGTATTAAATGGAAAATCAAATACTCCTGAGGTACAAATAGATTTGGTGTCAAATGAAAGTAACAACGATACTGCTGAAACGAGAACACCGAGTATGCATCCTTCACCTTTACTGGGAAGACCCCCTACTGCGAATAGCTCATCTCAAAAACTGGAACAATTTTTCAAGGAAAGACAGAAAATATCACtcacaaaagaaaagaaagcagCAAGAACACTGGGAATGATAATGGGTGCGTTCATATTTTGTTGGctgccatttttttctgtatatctATTGAACCCATTCTGTAAAGATTGTGGCTTAAGAGGATCGTACCTGGAATTAGCTTTAGTTATTCTTGGGTATGTTAACTCCTGTTTGAATCCAATTATTTACACGATCTTCAATGTGGATTTTAGAAATGCTTTTCAGTATATGTTTCGCAAGTTTTGTCGTAGACAGCCTAATCTACGTCAATCAAGAACACCACGTCGCGCACAGTTGTGA